In Chlorogloeopsis sp. ULAP01, the following are encoded in one genomic region:
- the acsF gene encoding magnesium-protoporphyrin IX monomethyl ester (oxidative) cyclase, whose translation MIKSIPNSEPELLKPGVKAPVKETLLTPRFYITDFDAVAQMDISVHNTELQAVVDELRADYNRHHFVRDEEFKQSWDCIDGEKRLAFIDFLERSCTSEFSGFLLFKELSRRIKDRNPLLAEAFSCMARDEARHAGFLNKAMADFNLSLDLGYLTKSRTYTFFPPEWIIYTVYLSEKIGYWRYIIMYRHLEKHPENLFYPLFRYFESWCQDENRHGDFFKALLRSQPQLWNNWKARLWARFFLLSVFATHTLTVFERANFYQSIGIDPRDYNIQVIDKTNETSARAFPVILNVNHPEFFERLEKCSDNNLKLSEIANSDRPQVVKFFQKVPLILSTVGHLLKLYILKPIDAESVRATVS comes from the coding sequence AGCCAGAGTTGCTCAAGCCAGGTGTGAAAGCGCCAGTCAAGGAAACATTGTTAACACCAAGGTTCTACATTACTGACTTTGATGCAGTGGCGCAGATGGATATTTCGGTGCATAACACTGAATTGCAAGCAGTTGTAGATGAGCTACGGGCAGACTATAATCGCCATCACTTTGTACGCGATGAAGAGTTTAAGCAGAGTTGGGATTGTATTGATGGGGAGAAGCGTCTGGCTTTTATCGACTTTTTAGAACGTTCTTGCACTTCAGAGTTTTCTGGATTTTTATTGTTTAAAGAGCTATCGCGCCGGATCAAAGACAGAAATCCCCTGTTAGCAGAAGCCTTTAGTTGTATGGCACGAGATGAGGCACGCCATGCTGGATTTTTGAATAAAGCAATGGCAGATTTTAATCTTTCCCTAGATTTAGGTTATCTGACTAAAAGCCGTACTTACACTTTCTTTCCTCCTGAGTGGATTATCTACACTGTTTATCTGTCCGAGAAAATTGGATACTGGCGCTACATCATTATGTACCGTCACTTAGAGAAACATCCAGAAAACCTGTTTTATCCATTGTTCCGCTACTTTGAAAGTTGGTGTCAGGATGAAAACCGACATGGCGACTTTTTTAAAGCCCTGCTGCGATCGCAACCTCAACTGTGGAACAATTGGAAAGCAAGATTGTGGGCGCGTTTCTTTTTGTTATCGGTGTTTGCTACTCACACCTTGACAGTTTTTGAGCGGGCAAACTTTTATCAATCCATAGGCATAGATCCGCGAGATTACAATATCCAAGTAATTGACAAAACAAACGAAACTTCTGCGCGGGCATTTCCAGTAATTTTGAATGTCAATCACCCAGAATTTTTTGAGAGATTGGAGAAGTGTTCAGACAATAATCTCAAGCTGAGTGAGATTGCAAATAGCGATCGCCCGCAGGTTGTGAAATTTTTCCAAAAAGTACCCCTCATACTTTCCACAGTCGGGCATTTACTGAAGCTTTATATACTCAAACCCATTGATGCGGAATCAGTGCGAGCAACAGTGAGTTAA
- a CDS encoding 1-acyl-sn-glycerol-3-phosphate acyltransferase: MPNLIQKAQPGLEFIPQQFNPVVLRLTQWLLPFLLRFRVRPWLPSGISRVEVKNAEVLAELYQQFQAGKIRFLMAFRHPEVDDPLCMFYLLSRVVPRVARQKGIRLQYPIHSHFIYDRGMTLWVGDWLGWFFSRLGGIPVRRGKRLDLHGIHNARDLFANGKMPIAVAPEGATNGHSGIVSPLEPGVAQLGFWCIEDLVKANRSEKVLIVPIGIQYCYVKPPWLKLDWLLSKLEADCGLAVEPIDELNVSQQEEIYYQRLLRLADSLLTEMEDFYRRFYHQDLPKHITTDESVSQNQTLITRLQRLLDTALKVTEQYFGLQAQGNFIDRCRRLEEAGWSYIYREDLPDLNALPPLQRGLANWVAAEADMRMRHMRLVESFVAVTGNYIKEKPSAERFAETALLIFDVVARIKSNTKIPGRPRLGWRQTQITIGEPISVTERWPLYQTNRTSARVAVTHLTQDLHDALEKLVI; the protein is encoded by the coding sequence TTGCCTAATTTGATTCAAAAAGCACAGCCAGGATTGGAGTTTATTCCCCAACAATTTAACCCAGTTGTACTCCGACTTACCCAGTGGTTGCTGCCGTTTTTGCTACGGTTTCGAGTTCGCCCGTGGTTGCCTAGCGGAATTTCGCGTGTTGAAGTTAAGAATGCAGAAGTCTTAGCAGAGCTTTATCAGCAATTCCAAGCTGGGAAAATTCGTTTTTTGATGGCATTTCGCCATCCAGAAGTGGATGATCCGCTATGTATGTTCTACTTGCTTTCTCGTGTTGTACCGCGGGTGGCTCGTCAAAAAGGAATTCGGCTGCAATACCCCATTCACAGCCACTTTATCTATGATCGGGGCATGACATTATGGGTGGGAGACTGGCTTGGTTGGTTTTTCTCCCGATTGGGAGGAATTCCAGTTCGTCGAGGTAAGCGATTGGATCTGCATGGTATCCATAATGCACGGGATTTGTTTGCCAATGGAAAAATGCCGATCGCAGTTGCTCCAGAGGGTGCAACTAATGGACATAGTGGTATTGTTAGTCCATTAGAGCCGGGTGTTGCTCAGTTAGGATTTTGGTGTATAGAAGATTTAGTCAAGGCTAACCGTTCGGAAAAAGTTTTAATTGTGCCGATTGGTATTCAATATTGCTATGTTAAGCCACCTTGGTTAAAACTTGATTGGTTGTTGAGTAAATTGGAAGCCGATTGTGGCTTGGCAGTGGAGCCAATTGACGAATTAAATGTGTCTCAACAAGAAGAGATTTATTATCAACGCCTCTTACGTCTAGCTGATTCTCTGCTAACAGAGATGGAAGATTTTTATCGGCGTTTCTACCATCAAGATTTACCTAAACATATCACTACTGATGAATCTGTGAGTCAAAATCAAACATTAATAACTAGGTTGCAACGCTTACTTGATACGGCTTTAAAAGTTACCGAGCAGTATTTTGGATTACAGGCACAGGGTAATTTTATTGATCGCTGTCGTCGTTTGGAAGAAGCTGGTTGGAGTTACATTTACCGAGAAGATTTACCAGATTTAAACGCCTTACCACCCTTGCAGCGGGGATTAGCAAACTGGGTTGCAGCTGAAGCAGATATGCGAATGCGCCATATGCGTTTAGTAGAAAGTTTTGTGGCAGTCACAGGAAATTATATTAAAGAAAAGCCTAGTGCTGAACGCTTCGCAGAAACAGCCCTACTCATATTTGATGTGGTTGCTCGGATTAAGAGTAACACAAAAATACCTGGGCGTCCTCGTTTAGGTTGGCGGCAGACACAGATAACAATCGGTGAACCTATTTCGGTTACAGAACGCTGGCCACTTTATCAAACTAACCGTACTTCTGCAAGAGTTGCTGTTACTCACCTGACGCAAGATTTACATGATGCCTTAGAAAAGTTAGTTATATAA
- a CDS encoding response regulator, with the protein MIVSSNSDRLHLKNDRKIFQSLDGLRILVVDDSADSCLLVSFILEGYGVKVMTAATAVEALEVIERFKPNLLISDIVMPGVDGYSFIRRVRSLNLTLGKIPAIAVTAMCREQDRNLALSCGFQSYLSKPIDPTDLALEIVRLIELDYPAIPKNPNSGIHNATYLDCLPWV; encoded by the coding sequence ATGATTGTGTCGAGCAATTCTGATCGTCTTCATCTTAAAAACGATAGAAAAATATTTCAGTCTCTGGACGGTTTGCGGATACTTGTAGTTGATGATAGTGCTGATAGCTGTTTATTAGTTAGCTTCATTCTTGAGGGCTATGGTGTAAAAGTAATGACAGCAGCAACAGCCGTAGAAGCGCTAGAGGTTATAGAACGATTTAAACCAAATCTTCTGATCAGTGATATTGTTATGCCAGGTGTTGACGGCTATTCATTCATTCGTAGAGTCAGAAGCCTTAACCTGACTTTGGGAAAAATTCCGGCGATCGCTGTAACAGCTATGTGTCGAGAGCAAGATCGTAATCTTGCTCTCAGTTGTGGGTTTCAGTCTTATTTAAGTAAGCCAATAGATCCTACGGATTTAGCATTGGAAATTGTAAGATTAATTGAATTAGATTACCCTGCCATTCCCAAAAACCCAAACAGTGGTATCCACAACGCTACTTATCTTGATTGCTTACCTTGGGTTTGA
- a CDS encoding GNAT family N-acetyltransferase — protein sequence MKAVCIHDQDKIAAFLRRHPFLHLYSLGDLDDFFWHYTTWYAFTQNGEIKQLVLLYTGTSLPVLLGFTEEPTDLMKDLVRSIIYLLPRQFYAHLSGDVATVLADDYEVRSHGLHYKMALTNLVSLNAFDTSDVILLSVINKAELKEFYRVSYPGNWFEPRMLETGYYYGIRRKEVLVSVAGVHIYSQSYKVAALGNIATHPQFRRQGLAGVVCAKLCQELSQTVDYIGLNVKADNSKAIACYTKLGFEPVATYEEYSLRNKIPDF from the coding sequence ATGAAGGCAGTTTGCATCCACGATCAAGACAAAATAGCAGCTTTCCTCCGCCGCCATCCGTTTCTTCATCTATATTCTCTTGGAGATTTAGATGACTTTTTTTGGCACTACACAACTTGGTACGCCTTCACACAAAATGGGGAGATTAAACAGCTTGTTTTACTCTACACCGGAACATCTTTACCCGTGCTGCTTGGGTTTACCGAAGAACCCACAGATTTGATGAAAGATTTAGTGCGTTCCATTATCTATTTATTGCCAAGACAGTTTTATGCACACTTAAGTGGGGATGTGGCGACAGTACTTGCAGATGATTACGAAGTCAGATCGCACGGTTTACACTACAAAATGGCTTTGACTAACTTAGTAAGTTTGAATGCCTTTGATACTTCAGATGTTATACTTTTGTCAGTAATAAACAAGGCTGAATTAAAAGAATTTTATCGTGTCAGCTATCCGGGAAATTGGTTTGAACCACGGATGCTGGAAACTGGGTATTACTACGGTATCCGGCGCAAAGAAGTTCTCGTTAGTGTAGCTGGTGTACATATCTACTCTCAATCTTACAAAGTAGCTGCATTGGGAAATATTGCCACACACCCACAGTTTCGCAGGCAAGGGTTAGCAGGGGTAGTGTGTGCCAAACTCTGTCAAGAACTCTCGCAGACAGTGGATTACATCGGCTTGAATGTTAAGGCTGATAACAGCAAAGCGATCGCCTGCTACACCAAATTGGGTTTTGAACCCGTCGCCACATATGAAGAATATTCCCTCCGCAATAAGATCCCCGACTTCTAG